In Micromonospora purpureochromogenes, a single window of DNA contains:
- a CDS encoding glycosyltransferase: MTTLLVASTGGHLAELHDLAPRLGVQDDCVWATFDSPQSRSLLDGQEVIHVPPATTRDAVGALRDLLAARRVLGGGRFRQVISTGASVAMSFFLPAVRHGLACHYIESATRTEGPSLTGRLVARVPRTRLYTQYPGWAAGRWAYGGSIFDTYLATRRVTSRPVSRIVVALGTHDRFGFPRLLRRLVDVLPSEAEVLWQVGSTVVPGMPAGARREVPYAEMQQAMREADVVVTHAGVGSALAAMRAGHRAVYVPRRRRYGEHVDDHQVAMARELDRRGLVLAREADEITVDDLAEAASWTVGASGAPAPFRWTT; this comes from the coding sequence GTGACCACCCTTCTCGTCGCCTCCACCGGTGGACACCTCGCCGAGCTGCACGACCTGGCCCCCCGGCTCGGCGTGCAGGACGACTGCGTCTGGGCCACCTTCGACTCGCCGCAGAGCCGGTCGCTGCTCGACGGCCAGGAGGTCATCCACGTCCCACCGGCCACCACCCGGGACGCGGTGGGCGCGCTGCGTGACCTGCTGGCGGCCCGCCGGGTGCTCGGCGGCGGGCGGTTCCGGCAGGTGATCAGCACCGGCGCCAGCGTGGCCATGTCGTTCTTCCTGCCCGCCGTCCGTCACGGCCTGGCCTGCCACTACATCGAGAGCGCCACCCGCACCGAGGGGCCCTCGCTCACCGGACGGCTGGTCGCCCGGGTGCCCCGCACCCGGCTCTACACCCAGTACCCGGGCTGGGCGGCCGGCCGGTGGGCCTACGGCGGCTCCATCTTCGACACCTACCTCGCCACCCGGCGGGTGACGTCCCGGCCGGTGTCGCGGATCGTGGTCGCCCTCGGCACCCACGACCGCTTCGGGTTCCCCCGGTTGCTGCGTCGCCTGGTCGACGTCCTCCCATCGGAGGCGGAGGTCCTCTGGCAGGTCGGCTCGACGGTCGTCCCGGGGATGCCCGCCGGCGCCCGCCGCGAGGTGCCGTACGCCGAGATGCAGCAGGCCATGCGGGAGGCGGACGTCGTCGTCACGCATGCCGGGGTCGGCTCGGCGCTGGCCGCGATGCGCGCCGGGCACCGTGCCGTCTACGTGCCCCGCCGCCGCCGGTACGGCGAGCACGTCGACGACCACCAGGTCGCGATGGCCCGGGAACTGGACCGCCGGGGGCTGGTGCTGGCCCGGGAGGCCGACGAGATCACCGTCGACGACCTGGCCGAGGCGGCATCGTGGACGGTCGGCGCGAGCGGCGCGCCGGCACCGTTCCGGTGGACGACGTGA
- a CDS encoding phosphatase PAP2 family protein has translation MTLIYALGLLAVLVPAVLTPVAANRWAPVVRDGRAAHRLRVALAGLTDAFGRTGAALVVLLAGGAAVVAICWPLGEVLSRLEPHVDHPVFDYVHARRVDTWAELNSFYTALGDRYPLKWVTGVATLVFVVLWRRRRWWVPLVVLPLQFVVEQYVQAILATMVDRGHPPTDLGTYPSGGCARIMLTFGTIAVLAMVTWRLPRGVRVALVTLVVTLVSVEGYTRIYAEKHWLTDVLGGWIFAALLFAVMALAVLVADGRLRPPAPSGVSTPATRDRVTTAT, from the coding sequence ATGACGCTCATCTACGCGCTGGGGCTGCTGGCGGTGCTGGTGCCCGCGGTGCTGACGCCGGTGGCGGCGAACCGCTGGGCCCCGGTGGTCCGCGACGGTCGGGCGGCGCACCGGCTGCGGGTGGCGCTGGCCGGGCTGACCGACGCGTTCGGCCGGACCGGGGCCGCGCTGGTCGTGCTGCTCGCCGGCGGCGCCGCGGTGGTGGCGATCTGCTGGCCGCTGGGGGAGGTGCTGTCCCGCCTCGAACCGCACGTCGACCATCCGGTCTTCGACTACGTGCACGCCCGACGGGTCGACACCTGGGCGGAGTTGAACTCCTTCTACACCGCGCTCGGTGACCGCTACCCGCTCAAGTGGGTCACCGGCGTGGCGACGCTGGTCTTCGTCGTCCTGTGGCGGCGCCGCCGGTGGTGGGTTCCGCTGGTCGTGCTGCCCCTGCAGTTCGTCGTCGAGCAGTACGTCCAGGCCATTCTGGCGACCATGGTCGATCGGGGCCACCCTCCGACCGACCTGGGAACCTACCCGTCGGGCGGGTGCGCGCGGATCATGCTGACCTTCGGCACCATCGCGGTGCTGGCAATGGTGACCTGGCGCCTGCCGCGCGGCGTCCGGGTGGCCCTGGTGACCCTGGTGGTGACGCTGGTCAGCGTTGAGGGCTACACGCGGATCTACGCCGAGAAGCACTGGCTGACCGACGTGCTCGGCGGCTGGATCTTCGCCGCCCTGCTGTTCGCGGTGATGGCGCTGGCGGTGCTCGTCGCCGACGGCCGGCTCCGCCCGCCGGCACCGTCCGGTGTGAGCACCCCGGCGACCCGCGACCGCGTCACGACCGCCACCTGA
- a CDS encoding glycoside hydrolase family 16 protein, protein MSRHGLHRAASRLGARRKAAVLGVLSAGMVAGVVATMMPLVAAEVPPLAVAAAADTTATQVPQDGDNGVKTTLASCPRLCDGNRTGERDALVEFAVRDLPADAVDVRATLRVYAWQPFSSRVHAHRAFGSAAGTGAWSLRPELGPALSGVERVGQGFNEWDVSASVTGNGRFVFALTQETWNTRIYWASRENVKVAIRPQLVLRYGRGGRPAPTRTTAAPSPIATTTTAAPAPSPSRTASPTASRTAPIPPPSTTAPAPSPTTRPGDQVPGWRLVWSDEFDGAIVDRSKWNLRDDEGRDIDRGCNVDDPDNTFVAGGVLTLRAQRETAVCSSQTREYTQSYLDTIGLASFRYGRFEVRAQSPNGPTDSNGLWPAFWLRPDDGGHGEIDVVELPGGDGFYQAATLGIFYDYTPVKQDQRYPFPIGYPGDGFHTYTTEWEPDAIRWYVDGRLVWQRDRATTPWFDEVFHKPYNLRLNFQVGGWLGDPDAATRFPADFRVDHVRVWQR, encoded by the coding sequence TTGAGCCGGCACGGACTCCACCGCGCTGCATCCCGCCTCGGCGCGCGCCGCAAGGCCGCGGTCCTGGGTGTCCTGAGCGCCGGCATGGTGGCCGGCGTGGTGGCCACGATGATGCCGCTGGTGGCGGCGGAGGTGCCCCCGCTCGCCGTGGCCGCGGCGGCGGACACCACCGCCACCCAGGTCCCGCAGGACGGGGACAACGGCGTCAAGACCACCCTGGCCAGCTGCCCCCGGCTCTGCGACGGCAACCGCACCGGCGAGCGGGACGCGCTGGTCGAGTTCGCGGTGCGCGACCTGCCGGCCGACGCGGTCGACGTCCGCGCCACCCTGCGGGTGTACGCCTGGCAGCCGTTCTCCTCCCGGGTGCACGCCCACCGGGCCTTCGGCTCCGCCGCCGGCACCGGCGCCTGGTCGCTGCGGCCGGAACTCGGGCCGGCGCTGTCCGGCGTCGAGCGGGTCGGCCAGGGCTTCAACGAGTGGGACGTGTCGGCCTCGGTCACCGGCAACGGCCGGTTCGTCTTCGCCCTGACCCAGGAGACCTGGAACACCCGGATCTACTGGGCGTCCCGGGAGAACGTCAAGGTGGCCATCCGGCCGCAGCTGGTGCTGCGCTACGGACGCGGCGGCCGGCCCGCGCCGACCCGGACGACCGCGGCGCCGAGCCCGATCGCGACGACCACCACCGCCGCCCCCGCGCCGTCGCCGAGCCGAACCGCGTCGCCCACCGCGAGCCGGACCGCCCCGATCCCGCCGCCGAGCACCACCGCGCCCGCCCCGTCGCCGACCACCCGTCCTGGCGACCAGGTGCCCGGCTGGCGGCTGGTCTGGTCCGACGAGTTCGACGGCGCCATCGTCGACCGGTCGAAGTGGAACCTGCGCGACGACGAGGGACGCGACATCGACCGGGGCTGCAACGTGGACGATCCGGACAACACCTTCGTCGCCGGCGGCGTGCTGACCCTGCGCGCCCAGCGGGAGACCGCGGTGTGCAGCTCGCAGACCCGCGAGTACACGCAGAGCTACCTGGACACCATCGGCCTGGCGTCGTTCCGGTACGGCCGGTTCGAAGTGCGCGCCCAGTCGCCCAACGGGCCCACCGACTCCAACGGCCTGTGGCCGGCGTTCTGGCTGCGCCCGGACGACGGCGGCCACGGCGAGATCGACGTGGTGGAGCTGCCCGGCGGCGACGGGTTCTACCAGGCCGCCACCCTGGGCATCTTCTACGACTACACCCCGGTCAAGCAGGACCAGCGGTACCCGTTCCCGATCGGCTACCCGGGTGACGGCTTCCACACGTACACCACCGAGTGGGAGCCGGACGCGATCCGCTGGTACGTCGACGGCCGGCTGGTCTGGCAGCGCGACCGGGCCACCACGCCCTGGTTCGACGAGGTCTTCCACAAGCCGTACAACCTGCGGTTGAACTTCCAGGTGGGCGGCTGGTTGGGCGACCCGGACGCGGCGACCCGCTTCCCGGCCGACTTCCGGGTCGACCACGTCCGCGTCTGGCAGCGCTGA
- a CDS encoding shikimate dehydrogenase, giving the protein MTVHRAAVLGKPIAHSLSPVIHNAGYAAAGLTGWSYTRVECAAAELPALVAGLGPEWAGLSVTMPGKEAALAVADAVSPVAAAVGAANTLVRRPDGSWYADNTDVSGMVEVLTSAGVAPGGTVTVLGAGGTARAALAAAARLGAASVTVVARRAAAVDELRPVAGAVGVALTGAGWADAAAHAGADVVVSTVPKGVADPLAGEIRWRPSTVLFDALYDPWPTPLAASALAAGARVVSGLDLLLAQAVGQFEQFTGVPAPRAAMARALAAHRTGLS; this is encoded by the coding sequence GTGACGGTGCACAGAGCCGCCGTGCTCGGCAAGCCGATCGCGCACTCGCTCTCCCCGGTGATCCACAACGCCGGCTACGCCGCCGCCGGGCTCACCGGGTGGTCGTACACCCGGGTGGAGTGCGCGGCCGCGGAGCTGCCGGCCCTGGTCGCCGGCCTCGGCCCCGAGTGGGCCGGGTTGTCGGTGACCATGCCCGGCAAGGAGGCGGCGCTCGCGGTGGCCGACGCGGTCTCGCCGGTCGCCGCCGCCGTCGGTGCCGCCAACACCCTGGTACGCCGTCCCGACGGCTCCTGGTACGCCGACAACACCGACGTCAGCGGCATGGTCGAGGTGCTGACCTCGGCCGGGGTGGCCCCGGGCGGCACGGTCACCGTGCTCGGCGCCGGCGGCACCGCCCGCGCGGCGCTGGCCGCGGCGGCCCGGCTCGGCGCGGCCTCGGTGACCGTGGTGGCCCGCCGGGCGGCGGCGGTCGACGAGCTGCGACCGGTCGCCGGCGCGGTGGGGGTGGCCCTGACCGGCGCCGGCTGGGCGGACGCCGCCGCGCACGCCGGGGCCGACGTGGTCGTCTCCACCGTGCCGAAGGGGGTCGCCGACCCGCTGGCCGGCGAGATCCGCTGGCGGCCCTCGACGGTGCTGTTCGACGCCCTCTACGATCCCTGGCCGACCCCGCTGGCCGCGTCGGCGCTGGCCGCCGGTGCCCGGGTGGTCTCCGGGCTGGACCTGCTGCTCGCCCAGGCGGTCGGCCAGTTCGAGCAGTTCACCGGCGTGCCCGCCCCCCGGGCGGCGATGGCCCGGGCGCTGGCCGCGCACCGGACCGGGCTTTCTTAG
- the mltG gene encoding endolytic transglycosylase MltG, whose product MIDDLDLGFDEPERGEKGRHRRGFVERRKGRSGGRGKTIFALLMALVLLGGIGGGAFYGFDRVQNYFVTPDYDGSGTGQAMVEVKQGALIAEIGDTLVAADVVKSTKAFIEAAEANALSKNIQPGLYKVRKQMSAEKALAMLLDRKNKVTNQVTIPEGRTAKDTYKLLSDKTKIPVKEFEAAAKDPEALGVPDFWFVRRDGKKVTKSIEGFLYPDTYEIAPNATAEGILKDMVDNFLSVTEAMKFAEQVQEKRGGISPYEALIVASMAQAEAGNADDLGKIARVAYNRAYTGKFPCSCLEFDVSVNYYWQLTGRKTKASKDMTTAEIRDPKNPYSTHAHPGLTPTPINNPGKQALQGAMDPPEGGWLFFVAIDKQGHSAFASTNAEHERNIEKAKQNGVL is encoded by the coding sequence ATGATCGACGATCTGGACCTCGGGTTCGACGAGCCGGAGAGGGGTGAGAAGGGCCGGCACCGACGCGGCTTCGTCGAGCGACGCAAGGGCAGGTCCGGTGGCCGGGGGAAGACCATCTTCGCCCTGTTGATGGCGCTCGTCCTGTTGGGTGGCATCGGCGGTGGCGCCTTCTACGGCTTCGACCGGGTCCAGAACTACTTCGTCACCCCCGACTACGACGGCTCCGGCACCGGGCAGGCGATGGTCGAGGTGAAGCAGGGCGCGCTGATCGCCGAGATCGGCGACACCCTCGTCGCCGCCGACGTGGTGAAGAGCACCAAGGCCTTCATCGAGGCGGCCGAGGCGAACGCGCTCAGCAAGAACATCCAGCCCGGCCTGTACAAGGTGCGCAAGCAGATGAGCGCCGAGAAGGCGCTGGCCATGCTGCTCGACCGGAAGAACAAGGTCACCAACCAGGTGACCATCCCCGAGGGCCGCACCGCCAAGGACACCTACAAGCTGCTCTCCGACAAGACCAAGATCCCGGTCAAGGAGTTCGAGGCCGCCGCCAAGGACCCGGAGGCGCTCGGCGTGCCGGACTTCTGGTTCGTCCGCAGGGACGGCAAGAAGGTCACCAAGTCGATCGAGGGCTTCCTCTACCCGGACACCTACGAGATCGCGCCGAACGCGACCGCCGAGGGCATCCTCAAGGACATGGTCGACAACTTCCTCAGCGTCACCGAGGCGATGAAGTTCGCCGAGCAGGTGCAGGAGAAGCGGGGCGGGATCAGCCCGTACGAGGCGTTGATCGTCGCCTCCATGGCCCAGGCGGAGGCCGGCAACGCCGACGACCTAGGCAAGATCGCCCGGGTCGCGTACAACCGCGCCTACACGGGCAAGTTCCCGTGCAGCTGCCTGGAGTTCGACGTGTCGGTGAACTACTACTGGCAGCTCACCGGCCGGAAGACCAAGGCGTCGAAGGACATGACCACCGCGGAGATCCGCGACCCGAAGAACCCGTACAGCACGCACGCCCACCCCGGCCTGACCCCGACCCCGATCAACAATCCGGGCAAGCAGGCGTTGCAGGGGGCGATGGACCCGCCGGAGGGCGGCTGGCTCTTCTTCGTCGCGATCGACAAGCAGGGGCACTCGGCCTTCGCCTCGACCAACGCCGAGCACGAGCGCAACATCGAGAAGGCGAAGCAGAACGGGGTGCTCTGA
- the ruvX gene encoding Holliday junction resolvase RuvX, whose protein sequence is MGELTRGVRLGVDVGQVRVGVARSDPHGILATPLVTLARDLTAAPDAVPSDMTQLAQLVAEHEAVEVVLGLPVNLAGKLGPAAHHVTAYADRLADVIAPVPVTLTDERMSTVVASRRLAERGVRGKRQRAVVDQAAAVEILQSWLEAQRRRTE, encoded by the coding sequence GTGGGTGAGTTGACCCGGGGCGTCCGGCTCGGCGTGGACGTGGGGCAGGTCCGGGTCGGGGTGGCCCGGTCGGACCCGCACGGCATCCTGGCCACCCCGCTGGTCACCCTCGCCCGGGACCTGACGGCGGCGCCCGACGCGGTGCCCAGCGACATGACGCAACTGGCGCAGCTGGTCGCCGAGCACGAGGCGGTGGAGGTCGTCCTCGGCCTTCCGGTCAACCTCGCCGGTAAGCTCGGTCCGGCGGCGCACCACGTGACGGCGTACGCGGACCGTTTGGCCGATGTAATAGCGCCGGTTCCGGTGACGCTCACGGACGAGAGGATGTCGACCGTCGTCGCGTCTCGTAGGCTGGCGGAGCGAGGCGTCCGGGGAAAGCGCCAACGCGCGGTGGTGGACCAGGCCGCCGCGGTCGAGATCCTGCAGAGCTGGCTGGAAGCGCAGCGGAGGCGGACGGAATGA
- the alaS gene encoding alanine--tRNA ligase, protein MKTAEIKRRYLAHFEANGHTVVPSAPLPAISDPNLLFVNAGMVQFVPYFLGQQTPPYRRAVSVQKCIRTPDIDEVGKTSRHGTFFQMNGNFSFGDYFKDGAIPFAWELVTKPVAEGGYGLDPERIWPTVYLDDDEAFQIWRSVGVPAERIVRRGKADNFWSMGIPGPCGPCSELFYDRGPEYGREGGPAVDEDRYMEFWNLVFMQYERGPGTGKESFPILGDLPAKNIDTGMGLERMASILQGVDNLYEIDEVRPILDRAAELTGKRYGARSGHVASESHPDDVRLRVVADHVRTALMLIGDGVTPTNEGRGYVLRRIMRRAIRAVRLLGYQDRALPELLPVARDCMSPSYPELAEEFDRISQYAYAEEDAFLATLRAGTTILDTAIAETKSAGKPALSGDKAFQLHDTYGFPIDLTLEIAAEQGLQVDADGFRRLMADQRNRAKADAQARKTGHADVSAYRSVLDAGGAVEFTGYTELNRESRVRAVLADGAQVGAAVEGDTIELVLDTTPFYAEGGGQQPDQGLITVGGGQVEVFDVQQPVPGLIVHRARVLRGEVRAGETGYAEIDVSRRRAISRSHTATHLVHQTMRNFLGESATQAGSLNAPGRLRFDFNTPTGVAPSVLHDVEQQVNEVLLADLEVHAFITTQEEARRIGAMALFGEKYGERVRVVEVGDYARELCGGTHVARSAQLGLVKILSEASVGSGVRRIEALVGMDAFGFLAREHLLVSRLAELFRVPGDQVADRVEQTVTQLRDAEKELEKLRAQLVLGGAAALAGQAKDVRGVAYVGTEAPEGAAGNDVRTLAQEIRGRIDPARPAVVAVAARASGKASLVVAVNAAARGRGLAANDLVKAAFSGRGGGSPDVAQGGGLPAAEAPNLLLTVEKAIAEA, encoded by the coding sequence ATGAAGACGGCGGAGATCAAGCGGCGGTACCTCGCCCATTTCGAGGCGAACGGCCACACCGTGGTGCCGTCCGCTCCGCTGCCCGCCATCAGCGACCCGAACCTGCTGTTCGTCAACGCCGGCATGGTGCAGTTCGTCCCCTACTTCCTCGGGCAGCAGACCCCGCCGTACCGGCGGGCGGTCAGCGTGCAGAAGTGCATCCGCACCCCGGACATCGACGAGGTCGGCAAGACCAGCCGGCACGGCACGTTCTTCCAGATGAACGGCAACTTCTCCTTCGGTGACTACTTCAAGGACGGGGCGATCCCGTTCGCCTGGGAGCTGGTCACCAAGCCGGTCGCCGAGGGCGGCTACGGGCTGGACCCGGAGCGGATCTGGCCGACGGTCTACCTCGACGACGACGAGGCGTTCCAGATCTGGCGGTCGGTGGGCGTGCCGGCCGAGCGGATCGTCCGGCGGGGCAAGGCCGACAACTTCTGGTCGATGGGCATTCCCGGCCCGTGCGGCCCCTGCTCGGAGCTGTTCTACGACCGCGGTCCGGAGTACGGCCGCGAGGGCGGCCCGGCGGTCGACGAGGACCGCTACATGGAGTTCTGGAACCTCGTCTTCATGCAGTACGAGCGGGGCCCGGGCACCGGCAAGGAGAGCTTCCCGATCCTGGGCGACCTGCCGGCGAAGAACATCGACACCGGCATGGGCCTGGAGCGGATGGCCTCCATCCTCCAGGGCGTCGACAACCTCTACGAGATCGACGAGGTGCGGCCGATCCTCGACCGGGCGGCCGAGTTGACCGGCAAGCGGTACGGCGCCCGGTCCGGGCACGTGGCCAGCGAGTCGCACCCCGACGACGTACGCCTGCGGGTGGTCGCCGACCACGTGCGGACCGCGCTGATGCTGATCGGCGACGGGGTGACCCCGACCAACGAGGGTCGTGGGTACGTGCTGCGGCGGATCATGCGCCGGGCGATCCGGGCGGTACGCCTGCTGGGCTACCAGGACCGGGCGCTGCCCGAGCTGCTGCCGGTGGCCCGGGACTGCATGTCCCCGTCGTACCCGGAGCTGGCGGAGGAGTTCGACCGGATCTCCCAGTACGCGTACGCCGAGGAGGACGCTTTCCTGGCCACGCTGCGCGCCGGCACCACGATCCTGGACACCGCCATCGCCGAGACGAAGTCGGCCGGCAAGCCGGCCCTCTCCGGCGACAAGGCGTTCCAGCTGCACGACACCTACGGCTTCCCGATCGACCTGACCCTGGAGATCGCCGCCGAGCAGGGCCTGCAGGTGGACGCCGACGGCTTCCGCCGGCTGATGGCCGACCAGCGCAACCGGGCCAAGGCCGACGCGCAGGCCCGCAAGACCGGGCACGCCGACGTGTCGGCGTACCGGTCGGTGCTGGACGCGGGCGGGGCGGTCGAGTTCACCGGCTACACCGAGCTGAACCGGGAGTCCCGGGTCCGCGCGGTGCTCGCCGACGGTGCCCAGGTGGGCGCGGCGGTCGAGGGCGACACCATCGAGCTGGTGCTGGACACCACCCCGTTCTACGCGGAGGGCGGTGGCCAGCAGCCGGACCAGGGCCTGATCACCGTCGGTGGCGGCCAGGTCGAGGTCTTCGACGTGCAGCAGCCGGTGCCGGGGCTGATCGTGCACCGGGCCAGGGTGCTGCGCGGCGAGGTGCGCGCCGGGGAGACCGGGTACGCGGAGATCGACGTGAGCCGGCGGCGGGCGATCTCCCGCTCGCACACCGCGACGCACCTGGTGCACCAGACGATGCGCAACTTCCTCGGCGAGTCGGCGACCCAGGCGGGTTCGCTGAACGCGCCGGGCCGGCTGCGGTTCGACTTCAACACTCCGACCGGCGTGGCGCCGAGCGTGCTGCACGACGTGGAGCAGCAGGTCAACGAGGTGCTCCTGGCGGACCTGGAGGTGCACGCCTTCATCACCACGCAGGAGGAGGCGCGCCGGATCGGCGCGATGGCGCTCTTCGGCGAGAAGTACGGCGAGCGGGTCCGGGTCGTCGAGGTCGGCGACTACGCCCGGGAGCTGTGCGGCGGCACCCACGTGGCCCGCTCGGCGCAGCTCGGCCTCGTCAAGATCCTCTCCGAGGCGTCGGTGGGCTCGGGCGTGCGCCGGATCGAGGCGCTGGTCGGCATGGACGCGTTCGGCTTCCTGGCCCGCGAGCACCTGCTGGTCTCCCGGCTGGCGGAGTTGTTCCGGGTGCCCGGCGACCAGGTGGCCGACCGGGTCGAGCAGACCGTGACGCAGCTGCGCGACGCCGAGAAGGAGCTGGAGAAGCTCCGGGCCCAGCTGGTGCTGGGCGGCGCCGCGGCGCTCGCCGGGCAGGCGAAGGACGTCCGAGGCGTGGCGTACGTCGGCACCGAGGCGCCGGAGGGCGCGGCCGGCAACGACGTGCGGACCCTGGCCCAGGAGATCCGCGGCAGGATCGACCCGGCCCGGCCGGCGGTGGTGGCCGTGGCAGCCCGCGCCAGCGGAAAGGCGTCCCTGGTGGTGGCCGTGAACGCGGCGGCCCGGGGTCGTGGGCTCGCGGCCAACGACCTGGTCAAGGCGGCGTTCTCCGGCCGCGGCGGGGGCAGCCCGGACGTCGCCCAGGGTGGCGGCCTGCCGGCGGCGGAAGCGCCGAACCTGCTGCTCACGGTCGAGAAGGCGATCGCCGAGGCGTGA
- a CDS encoding DUF948 domain-containing protein, whose product MDGGQIAALIAAGAFLMLVLVLAVPILRLRHTVDATTRMINDINEQTTPLLGDVNTTVKNANTALEQVQTSLDGVNLQLAKVDTMTSHAQNVTANVANLATVVSAAAANPLVKVAAFGYGVRRAASARRHAETEREVRDTIKQQRRAARRGNR is encoded by the coding sequence GTGGATGGTGGACAGATCGCTGCGCTGATCGCGGCCGGCGCGTTCCTGATGCTGGTGCTCGTGCTGGCGGTGCCGATCCTGCGCCTGCGGCACACCGTGGACGCCACGACCCGGATGATCAACGACATCAACGAGCAGACCACCCCGCTGCTGGGGGACGTGAACACCACGGTGAAGAACGCCAACACCGCCCTGGAGCAGGTGCAGACCTCGCTGGACGGGGTGAACCTCCAGCTCGCCAAGGTCGACACCATGACCAGCCACGCCCAGAACGTCACCGCCAACGTGGCGAACCTGGCGACCGTCGTCTCCGCCGCCGCGGCCAACCCGCTGGTCAAGGTGGCCGCCTTCGGGTACGGCGTGCGCCGGGCCGCCTCGGCCCGCCGGCACGCCGAGACCGAGCGTGAGGTGCGCGACACCATCAAGCAGCAGCGCCGTGCCGCGCGGCGCGGCAACCGCTGA
- a CDS encoding replication-associated recombination protein A — MDSDALFSLGEPAAAPSAPAGPSGVDGFTAVGEDSPLPVRMRPASIDELVGQDHLLAPGAPLRQLVGGGAPMSVILWGPPGSGKTTIAHLVARATDRRFVAMSALSAGVKDVRAVIDTARRQRRAGGPQTVLFIDEVHRFSKTQQDSLLAAVEDRTVTLLAATTENPYFSVISPLLSRCVLLTLQPLDDAAVRGLLRRAVADQRGLGGALTLDTEAEDHLVRLAGGDVRKALTALEAAAASAVATGTGRIDLATTEQAVDVAAVRYDRDGDAHYDVTSAFIKSMRGSDVDAALHWLARMLVAGEDARFIARRLVIFASEDVGMADPTALGVATAAAHAVEYVGLPEAQLNLAQAVIHLATAAKSNSATTAIGAAIADVRAGRGGPVPRGLRDAHYAGARGLGHGTGYRYPHDDQRAVVTQQYAPDDLVGTDYYRPSGHGAERSVAARLPLLRRIVRGLSAPAPRPDESTPVAVNGRHPSGAGHAGGADEDGDAVVGEGQQ, encoded by the coding sequence ATGGACTCCGACGCCCTCTTCTCCCTCGGTGAACCCGCCGCGGCGCCCAGCGCCCCCGCGGGTCCGAGCGGTGTCGACGGCTTCACGGCGGTCGGGGAGGATTCGCCCCTGCCCGTCCGGATGCGCCCCGCCAGCATCGACGAGCTGGTCGGGCAGGACCACCTGCTCGCGCCCGGTGCGCCGCTGCGCCAGCTGGTCGGCGGCGGGGCCCCGATGTCGGTCATCCTGTGGGGGCCGCCGGGCAGCGGCAAGACCACCATCGCGCACCTGGTGGCCCGGGCCACCGACCGCCGGTTCGTCGCCATGTCGGCGCTCTCCGCCGGGGTCAAGGACGTCCGGGCGGTCATCGACACCGCCCGCCGGCAGCGCCGCGCCGGCGGACCGCAGACCGTGCTCTTCATCGACGAGGTGCACCGGTTCAGCAAGACCCAGCAGGACTCCCTGCTCGCGGCGGTGGAGGACCGGACGGTCACCCTGCTCGCGGCGACCACGGAGAACCCGTACTTCTCGGTAATCTCCCCGCTGCTGTCGCGCTGCGTGCTGCTCACCCTCCAGCCGCTGGACGACGCGGCCGTGCGCGGCCTGCTGCGCCGCGCGGTCGCCGACCAGCGCGGCCTGGGCGGCGCGCTCACCCTCGACACCGAGGCCGAGGACCACCTGGTACGCCTCGCCGGCGGCGACGTCCGCAAGGCGCTGACCGCGCTGGAAGCCGCGGCGGCCTCGGCGGTGGCCACCGGTACCGGCCGGATCGACCTGGCCACCACCGAGCAGGCGGTCGACGTGGCGGCGGTCCGCTACGACCGGGACGGCGACGCCCACTACGACGTGACCAGCGCCTTCATCAAGAGCATGCGCGGCTCGGACGTGGACGCGGCGCTGCACTGGCTGGCCCGGATGCTGGTCGCCGGCGAGGACGCCCGGTTCATCGCCCGCCGATTGGTGATCTTCGCGAGCGAGGACGTCGGGATGGCCGATCCGACCGCGCTGGGCGTGGCCACCGCCGCCGCCCACGCCGTGGAGTACGTCGGCCTGCCCGAGGCCCAGCTCAACCTGGCCCAGGCGGTGATCCACCTGGCCACCGCCGCGAAGTCGAACTCGGCCACCACCGCCATCGGCGCGGCCATCGCCGACGTGCGGGCCGGCCGGGGCGGCCCGGTGCCGCGCGGGCTGCGCGACGCCCACTACGCCGGCGCGCGGGGACTCGGGCACGGCACGGGATACCGCTACCCGCACGACGACCAGCGCGCAGTGGTCACTCAGCAGTACGCTCCCGACGATCTCGTCGGGACCGACTACTACCGGCCCAGCGGGCACGGTGCGGAGCGGTCGGTAGCCGCCCGGCTGCCGCTGCTGCGCCGGATCGTCCGGGGGCTGTCCGCCCCGGCGCCGCGCCCCGACGAATCGACGCCGGTGGCGGTCAACGGCCGCCACCCGTCGGGTGCGGGGCACGCCGGTGGGGCGGATGAAGACGGCGACGCCGTCGTCGGGGAGGGTCAGCAGTGA
- a CDS encoding GNAT family N-acetyltransferase, whose translation MRDGDRLVACGADRSRGDVGFLAGLTVAPDRRGRGLGAALTAGMARALAARYDHVALGVYTDNVGAIRLYRRLGFTGTLARSSVHLA comes from the coding sequence ATCCGTGACGGCGACCGGCTCGTCGCCTGCGGCGCGGACCGCAGCCGGGGCGACGTCGGCTTCCTGGCCGGGCTGACCGTGGCGCCGGACCGGCGGGGCCGGGGCCTCGGCGCGGCCCTGACCGCCGGGATGGCCCGGGCGCTGGCCGCCCGCTACGACCACGTGGCGCTCGGCGTCTACACCGACAACGTGGGGGCGATCCGGCTCTACCGGCGGCTCGGCTTCACCGGCACCCTCGCCCGCAGTTCGGTGCACCTGGCCTGA